Proteins encoded together in one Polaribacter reichenbachii window:
- a CDS encoding T9SS type A sorting domain-containing protein, producing MMKKLLLLLVIVASSTINYAQDALAFTVKDEVYNASNALDVSITYTSDVEIAAGAVEVTLWTVSGGVWSQQWRDSDFNKDPLPAGTDLTSTITIESLPAAIVNGDGNLMTNEELLAADPNPAPTGFTTYYYELRFTVRNQTWADLSWITEPAVDVNFTPTIPAASFIHVDPSTTASIDEEFLKDVKLFPNPTTGKINISGLETATAFSVYNAIGQEVKRFKNVNSTIDISELNSGIYILKSNNGLLRKIVKQ from the coding sequence ATGATGAAAAAATTACTTTTATTACTTGTAATAGTAGCAAGCTCAACAATTAATTATGCACAAGATGCTTTAGCATTTACTGTTAAAGATGAAGTTTATAATGCATCTAATGCATTAGATGTATCTATTACTTACACTTCAGATGTAGAAATTGCTGCAGGTGCAGTAGAGGTTACTTTATGGACAGTTTCTGGTGGAGTTTGGTCTCAACAATGGAGAGATTCTGATTTTAATAAAGATCCATTACCTGCAGGTACAGATTTAACATCAACCATAACAATAGAATCTTTACCAGCTGCTATTGTAAATGGAGATGGAAATTTAATGACAAACGAAGAGCTTTTAGCAGCAGATCCAAATCCTGCTCCTACAGGTTTTACAACTTATTATTATGAATTAAGGTTTACAGTAAGAAATCAAACTTGGGCAGATTTATCTTGGATAACAGAACCTGCAGTAGATGTTAATTTTACACCAACTATTCCTGCTGCTAGTTTTATTCACGTAGATCCAAGTACAACAGCTAGTATAGACGAAGAATTTTTAAAAGATGTTAAACTTTTTCCTAACCCAACAACAGGTAAAATTAATATTTCTGGTTTAGAAACAGCAACAGCATTTTCAGTTTACAATGCAATTGGTCAAGAAGTAAAAAGATTTAAGAATGTAAATTCTACCATAGATATTTCTGAGTTAAATAGTGGTATCTATATATTAAAAAGTAATAATGGTCTTTTAAGAAAGATTGT